TCGCGCCGAACGAGATCGCCCCCGAGCCGAACCGCCGGAGGATCGCCTCGACCGACTCGACCGCGTCGAGCCGGACCGGAGGGCGCCCCTCGACGGCGAGCAGGTCGCGAAGGTAGACCGGCGGGTCGTTCTCGGCCGCGGGCGCCGGCCGTCCTTCGGCCAGGGCGTGGATGCGCTTGAAGCGCGCGGGGGCGAAGCCGTGCGCCTCCCCGCCGCGGCGGAACCGGAACAGCCCCGCGTCCCCGATCGCCGGCGCCTCGGGGCCCCACGCCCGGTGCGCGCGCTCGAGCATCGCGGCGCGCAGGTGCGCGATCCCGACGCCGCCGGCGCGGCCTTCGATCGAGGGGAAATACGGCGCGAGGAGGGTGGGCGAGAGGCCCAGCGCGTAGAGCGTCATCGAGCCGTGGTAGCTGCTCAGCGTGGCGATCCCCATCTTCGACATGATCTTGAGCAGCCCTTTCTCGAGGGCCCAACGGTAGTTCTCGAGCCGCGACGGAAGGTCCTGCGTCCCGGCGAACCGGCGGCGCAGGATCGCGTAGGCCAGCCACGGGTAGACCGCGCTCGCGCCCACCGCGACGAGGCAGGCGACGTGGTGGTCCTCGACGAGGTCGCCGGTCGCGGCGACGATCGAGATGCCGCTGCGCTCGCGGCGCGCGACGAGGTGCTCGTGCACCGCGCAGGCCGCGAGCATCATCGGGACGGGCAGGCGATCCGCGTCCGCCTCCTCGTCGGAGAGCACCAGGATCCTCGCCCCCGACCGGGTGGCGCGTTGGGCCTCCTCGCAGAGGGACTCGAGGCGCTCGGACAGCGGGACGTGACGCTCGACCAGGCACGCCACGCGGGCGACGGGGAAGTCCGGGATCCTCCCGAGGATCTCGAACTCGCGAGGGGAGAGGACGGGGCCCTCCAGGTGGACCGCGCCGTGGAACTCCGGCGCGTCGCCGAGGAGGTTGTTCTCGCTCCCGAGGTGGCGGAACAGACCGGTCACGAAGCGCTCGCGGATCGGATCGATCGGGGGGTTCGTGACCTGCGCGAACGACTGCTTGAAGTAGTCGTACAGGCGCCGGTCCTTGGACGAAAGGAACGCGGGCGGGGTGTCGTCGCCCATCGAGCCGACGCTTTCGCGTCCGGTCTCGGCCATGGGGACCAGGAACCCCTTCACCTCGTCCTGCGTCCAGCCGAACGCGACGGGCACGCGGTCGTCGACCGCGGCCTCGCCGGCGAACTCGACCGCCGCGGCGCCGCGCTCCACCCGCGTGACGTGGCGTTCGAGCAGGCTCGACCACGGCGCGGACGCGGCGACGTGCGCCTTGATCTCCGCGTTCTCCCGGATCCTTGCGCCTCGAAGGTCGACCGCCAGGATCTCCCCGGAGGTCAGGTGGTGATGGGCGAGGAGGTTCTCCTCCGGGACGTCCACGACCCCCGCCTCCGACGCGACGACGAGCAGGCCGTCGCGCGTGCGCATCGAGCGGAGCGGACGCAACCCGTTCCGGTCGAGCTTGGCGGCGACGACGTCGCCGTCGGTGAACACGACCGCCGCCGGGCCGTCCCACGGCTCCACGAGGTTCTCGTGGTAGACGAAGAAGTCCCGCAGCGCGGGGTCCATCGTGCGGTCGTAGGCGTAGGGGTCCGGGATCAGCATCATCGCGGACAGCAGCGGGTCGCGCCCCGACCGCACGAGCAGCTCGAGCGCCTCGTCGAGGCTTCGCGAGTCGCTCGCCCGCTCGGTGAGGACCGGGAGCAGGGTGGCGAGATCCTCTCCCCAGAACGGCGAGGAGAGGCGCGCCTCTCGGGCGCGCATCCAGAGCCGGTTCCCCTTGATCGTGTTGATCTCGCCGTTGTGCGCGAGCATCCGGAACGGTTGCGCCATCGCCCAGGAGGGGACGGTGTTGGTCGCGAACCGCTCGTGGAAGATCGCGAAGCGCGAGACGTAGTCCTCACGGGCGAGATCGGGGTAGAACCGGTCGATCTGGTGCGAGGTCATCAGCCCCTTGTAGACGACCGTCCTGGAGGAGAACGAGCAGATCGTCGACTGGGTCCGGCGGGGAAGCCGTTTCTCCACGGCACGCCGCGCGAGGTACAGGCGGGATTCGAGCGGCCGGGGATCCGACGACGCCGGGCAGGCGCAAAGCCCCTGGAAGACGATCGGACGGCAGGCGCGCGCGAGCTCCCCGAGCGCCTCCGGCTCGACCGGCACGCGCCGCAGCGACAGCCAGCGCAAGCCGTGCTCGGCGCACGTCGCCCGCAGAGCCTGCTCGACCCCGTCGGCCTCGAGGGGGGTCGTGAAGACCATCGCGACCGCGAGGGTCTCGCCGGGGCGGAGGTCCGCGTCGAAGAGCGCGCGGGGGAGGTCGGTCAGGAGGCCCGCGCCGTCGCCGCTCTTGCGGTCGGCGGCCTTGGCCCCCCGATGGAACAGCCGCTTCAACGCCTCGATCGCGAGGGCGACCGCGCGGCGCGAGGGCGCTCCCGAGGTCTCGGCGACGAACCCCGTCCCGCACGAGGCGCGCGTCGCCTCCGGATCGACGAGGGGGTATGGGCCGAAGCGACGCATGGGAACCCCGGGGGCCGGGATCCTTATAGCGCCCTCCGCTCGGGAACCGCTACTCCGACTGCGTCTGGAACTCCCCGGCGAACCGGACGAACGCGAGGAACGCGACCACCGCGAGGACCATGTGACCCGCGAGCACGTACCAGGCGCCCCCCGGATGGCCGATCCGCTCGAAGTACCCGTACATCGGCGCGTAGATGCCGCTCAGCGTCGCGCCGATCATCGTCCCGAGGAAGTTCGAGCCCATGTAGAGCCCGGCCTTCTCCTTCGGCGCGATCCACGTGATGTACTCCTGGATGCGCGGCGAGGTGATCATCTCGCCGACCGCGAACAGCGCGATGCCCAGGAAAACGAGCGCCGCCGCGCCGGTCGCCGCGAGCCCGATCACGGCGAATCCCGCCGCGGCGACCGCGAGCCCGAAGATGAACGACGGAAGCGCTCGGAACTTCTCGAAGACGAACGAGATCGGCAGCTGCAGCAGCATGATGATGTAGCCGGTGTGCGAGACCGACTCGCCGAGCACGCGGCGGACGCCGTCCACCTCGTGCGAGACGATCCCCACGATCCACGGGCCGAGCACCGGGATCCACGAGAGTCCCCTGTCGAGGCTCGCGTAGAGCGCCGCGGTATCGACCGCGCCGTCCACGTAGAGGGCGCACAGGTTGAAGAACCCCCAGAAGGGCAGCCAGAAGAACAGGCCCAGCAGGATCAGGAACGACGCGAACTTGACGTCGCGCAGCGTGACCAGGATGTCCTTGAGCTTCTTGCCGAGCGGCTCGACCGTCGCCGCGCGGGGCGGCTCCTTGTAGAAGAGCAGGGTGATCACGAACATCACGCCCACCGCGATGGCGGAGGACAGGAACGCGTGGTCCCAGGAGATGGCCCTCAGCTTTCCGGCCACGATCGGGCCGAACGAGCCTCCGATGTTCACCATCGCGTAGAAGATGCCGAAGCCCAGCGTCGTGTTCGTGGAGTCGGTCGTGACGCGCACCGTCCCCGCGATGAGCGGCTTGAAGATTCCGGCGGCGAACCCGATGCACAACATCGCCGCGGCGATCCCGGAGAAGGTCTTCGTGGCGAGAAGGAGCAGGATCGCCGGGAGGTACGCCATGTACGAGACGATCAGGACCTTCTTGAACCCGTAGCGGTCGGCGAACGTCCCCGAGACGACCGGGATCATGTACGAGCAGAAGAGGAACAGGCTCTGGATGATCCCCAGCTGGTCGCGGGAGTACCCCAGCGACGCGAGGTAGATCCCGAACCCGAAGTAGATGCCGTAATACGCGAACCGCTCGAGCACCTCGATCAGGTTGGCGACCCAGAAGACCGGCGGGAACTTCGTGCGTGCGGCCATGCGACCTCCCATGGGAACCCGGGGACGGCCGCGGATTCTAGCGCCCTTGGCCCCTCAATAGGGTCCATTGCCAGGCGTCGGCCGCCCCGGAGCGGATGAACGGGGCGAGCGCGAGCTTTCCGGCCGGTCCGATGCTGCGCTCGAGGAAGTCCATCTCGGCGAGCTGCTCCCGGGCCTCCTCGTCCGGCTCGGTGGGGAAACCGGCCTCGCGGAGCATCAGGAGCCCCTTGGCGCGCAGTCCCAGCTCCAGGCGGACCCGGAGGTAGTTCAGGAGGTCCGCGACGATGGGTCCCTCGAAGTGGCCCTTGAGGGAGTCGAGGTAGCGGCCGACCGGGGACTCGGAGACCCGCCCGGAGAGGATCAGCTCCAGCATCTCGGTGTCGGCGTCGAACCCGAGGTTGAGCCACTCCCCGACCCGGCGTTCGGCCCATCGGAAGGCGGCGACGACCGACGCGGGGATCGCGACGGCGATCACCATCGCCGAGACGACCGGCGAGAGGAGGAAGTGGTTGTAGAGGGAGTGCAGGCCGACCGCAGCGGCGAATCCGGGGAGCCACGCGCCCCCCAGTCCCTTCGGCCGGCGGTCGAAGAGGGTCTTCGTCAGAACCGCGAAGACCGCGGCCGCGCCGGCGTGCATGACCGCCGTCCCCACGCCCCGCACCAGCCAGACCGAAAACCCCGCGTCGCGGTGGCTCAGCCAGTAGAAGACGTTCTCCACGAGGGCGAACCCGGCCCCCGTCGCGAACCCCTGGATCGCCGCGTCGACGGCGAAACCGACCCGGTTCGTCCGCACGATCCAGGCGAGAAGGGCCGCCTTCAGCCCCTCCTCGAGGACCGGCGCCACGTAGCGGGAGAACAGCGGAGCGGAGATCGGAAGCGCGTCGGCGATCGGCGTCCCCGCCATGCGCGCGACGACGGCGAGCACCGCCCCCATGCCGACGGTGTACAGGACGTGGCGGAGCCGCACGAGCTTGTAGGCGTCGAGGGCGGTCAGGGCGAGGAGCAGCGCGAGGACCGGAACGAAGCCTGCGGTGGCGGAGGCGAGAAGGGCACCCGCCGTCACCGGAGCACGCGCAACGACACCATCCCTTCGTCGCGGGGTTTGGTCCCCTCTTCGAACGCCGAGGCGTAACCGAACGACAGGGTCATGTCGAGGCGAGAGAGTATCGTGAAACGCACGTCGATCTGCACCCCGACGTTTCCGATCCTGCGCCGCAGCGCGGAATCTCCCACGTCGGTCTCGATTCCCGTGGCGAAGATCGAGGTCCTCGCCCACGAGGCGTAGATGCCCGGCGAACCCGCCCGCGCGAATCGCAGGGGCGGGAGGTTCCATTCGGTCATCACCTTGGCGAAGGTCCGGCCGGCCAGGGCGTTGATCTCCTCGCCCGGGAAGCTCCACCACTCCCGGTACTTCTTCTCGTCGCCGTGGTCGACCCAGTTGTTCCCGAAGCCTCCGAAGTAGAAGGAGGCCAGCTCGTTCTCCCGGTCCCCCGAGGCGGCGCCCGCCGCGGTGCGGAGCCACACGGAGGAGTTCGACAGGGGGAGCGCCAGGCCTGCGTCCCAGGTCGCGACGAGCTTGGGGAACATCTCCCCGCCCGCGCGGTCGACCGCGCCGCTCAGGCTCGCCCGCTGCCCCTTGACGGCGTCCACTCCGCCCAGGGGCGTCCTCGCGTTCGACCACTCGAGGGTCGAGACGACCGAGGCGAGCCGGTCGGGGGCGACGACGTTCTGATAGAAGGGGAGGCGCTCGAGGTCGCCGAAGTACGCGGCGTCGACGTCGAGGCGGAGCCTGCGGGGACGGTCGTCGACGAGCGTCTTTCCCCAGCCCGCGCCGACCGACCAGCCCTTGCGGCTGCGCTTGGTGGGGCCGAACAGGTCGTAGAAGTCGGCGTAGTTGTACGTGGCGCGGGCGCGCCAGTCGTAGCGCTCGTAGTGAAGGTCGGCGTGCGCCTTCTCGTCGCCGGCGAGGTCGGAGTCGGGGGTGTAGCTCGCGGTGAGCGAGATGCGGTTGAGCATCAGCGGATCCGAGAGGTTCATCCTCGCGCCGACGCCGATCGATTCCTTGTACCCCTGGAGCACCGGGTAGACCGACTCGACTCCGATGCCGCGTCCGGAGCGGTAGCTCCCCTGGCGCGTCACGAGGGTGTCGATCGGGATCTCCGAGGGGGGGCCGACGTTCCAGTCCTTCAGCTCCGGGTGCGTCTCGATCACCTTCGTCCCGAGGAAGGTGATCGCCGCGAGGTCGGGGGCCTCCTTTCCGTCGAGCTCGACCGGGACGAAGCCGCCTTCGGCGTAACGGATCGCGTACAGCCTCCCGTCCTTCATGGGGAGCGGACGGAAGAACCCCGTCTCGGCGTTGGTGAGCGCGGAGAGGGCGTCGGTCCTCCAGTTCCAGCGGAGCACGTTCGCGACGCCGGTGTAGTAGGCGCTGCCGACCAGGTGGTCGCCGTCGGGGGTGAAGACGAAGTCGAGCGGGGCGGCCACGCCGAACCGGCGCTCGGCGACCACATTCGCCTCACCCTTGCGCAGGTCCGCGGTCCGGTAGAGGCGAAGGACCTGGCCGCCGTCCGCCTCTCCGACGGCGACGGCGAGGAGAGTTCCGTCGGGGGAGACCGCGAGGTTGCGCGGGACCTCGCCGTACGGGAAGGCCCGGGCGAGCTTCCACTCGGTGTACGGCTCCGGCACGGTCACGACCGAGGCCATGCCGTTGAAGTGCCGGACCCCCCACAACGCGCGCGTCACGGGATCGAAGGCGAGCTCGCCGAGTCGGGCGTCCTTGAGGAGCGTCCGCGACTCGCCGGTGTCGGGGTCGACCTCGCGCAGGTCGCGGTATTCCACGTGGTCGGTGGTGTAGAGGATCTTCCGCCGGCCGGGATCCCAGGCGAGGGAGGTCACCGCATAGAGGATCGGCGCCTTCACGTCGACGATGCGCTTCATCTCGCCGCCCGCCGCGGGGAGCGAGCCGATGAACGCGACGCTCCCCGGGTACTGCACGGCGAGGAACAGCCGGTCGTCCCGCTCGTCGTAATGGAGACGCGAGACCGAGCCGAGCGGACGGTCGACGAGATCGCGGCCGTGGGTGACCGGGTAGGTCCGGATCGCCGCGAGATTCTCCGCCTGGAACTCCTTCTCGAATCCGGTCCACTGCGCCCACGCCTCGTCGAGCGAGATCCCGAAGACCTGCTTGAACTGCGAGGCGTAGTAGCGCTTCGAACCCTCGTCGCGCCGGATCCAGCGCACGACGTGGTCGGGGGAACGGGTCAGGGCCAGCCACGAGATGAACCGGGTTCCGTACAGGTACGAGTTCACATCGACCTGGAAGTCGGTCTTCACCCCTTCGGCGACGAGGCCCAGGGGATCGCGCAGCGCGGCGTTCTCGAGGATCTTCGTCCGGAAGACCATCTCGTCCCAGGACCCCTGGGCGCGTCCCAGGCCGCCGGCCATCCACGTCTCCGCGAAGACGGCGATTCCTTCGTGGAACCAGCGGGGGGCGGCGTCGCGTGGGGAGGTCAGCCAGAACCAGAGGATCGATTCCGGCTGCTCGGCGGTGGGGACGACCTTCCCCGCGAAGAGCGTGCGCCAGCGGCGGTCGGCTTTCGTCGCCTTGTCCACGGTCGCGAGGTGGACGAGCTCGTGGTTCATCAGCCAGTTGAACCGCTCGTTCGGCGAGACCGTCTCGAACTCCATCCCGATCGGCGACGTCTCGAGGAGGAGCACCGTCCGGGGGGTCCCCATCGCGCTCGCGTTCCCGGAGTCCGAGAAGTCGTTGATCAGGACGGTGACGGGACGGGCGGGTTCCCAACCGAAGACGCGCTGCTGGAACTCGAGGGAGTTGTAGAAGCAGCGCGCGACCTGCGGGGCGAGGTGGGATTGCAGGGGCGCCCGGTGGACGAGCACGAGCTCGTCCGACTCCAACGTGGCGAGAGCCGCCGTCGCGCCCGCATCGTTGGCGAGCGCGACGGCGGCGAGAAGGGCTGCGATCAAGGAACGGGACTAGTTCGGCTTCGCTTCGTTCTTGAGCTCGTGCTTCATGGCGTCGCTCTTGAGCGCGTTCTTGAGGGCGTCGCCCGCGGCGATGGAGCGGCCGAGAGACTCGCTCTTGAGGGACTGCCGGAAGGCGTCGTTCTTGAGGGCGAGCTTCATCGCGTTGCTCGCGAGGACCTCGCGGAAGGCGCCGAGCTTCATGGCGTCGAGGAAGGACTCGTTCCGCATCGCGGTGCGGAGCGCCTCGTTCCCGAGGATCGTCGTGAGGGCGTCGCTCGTGAACGCGGTCTTGACGTCGCCGACCTTCATCGCGTCCAGCTTCGCCGCCTCGTTCTTGAGGGCGGACTTCACCGCTTCGGCGGTGGTCGCGTTCTTGAGGGCTTCGCTCCGGACGAACGGGCCGAACGCCGCGCTCTCGAACACCTGGCGGGCGGCGTCGCTCTTCAGCGCGTAGCGGATCGCGTCGTTGTCGAGGGCGGCCTGGAGATTGTCCGCCGTGACCGACTGCCGGACCGCGTCGACGCGCAGCGCCTGGAGGAAGGCGTCGTTGGAGAGAACCTCCACGATCGCCGGGTCCTTGACGATCTTGTCGAAGAGCTCGCTCTGGAGGAACGGGTCGGCGCCGATCCCCTCGACCGTGGTCGTCCCGGCGGGGACCTGCTCGGCCTGGTACTTGGTCGCGGGGCTGATGGTCCCGGCGACGTCCTGTTCGGCAGGGCCCGGTCCGCGGAAATAGACGATCCCGGCCACCGCCACCACCGCCGCCGCTGCAAGCCACATGAGCCGGCTGGCTCCGCTCATCCCCGTCGAATGCTGCGTCATCGTCGTTCTCCTCCACTCCCGGTTACCGGGTTCCTGGTTCGTTGTTCCATACACGGCCCGCGGGGAAAGGTTGGACGCCGAATGGCGCTCGCGGACTTTCTCCATCACCGACGCCGCCAGGTCGGCCGGGGGTTCGGCGTCGGGGATCTTCGCCAGCAGGGTGTCGAGCTCGGGGTCCAGGGGTTCGTTCATTTCAGTATCCCCATGGTCTCGAGGCGGAGTCGCAGGGCGCGGCGGGCCTCGAAAAGGCGGGACTTGACGGTTTTCTCGGGGATCTCGAGCGCCACGGCGATCTCCTGGTAGGAGCCGTCGAGGAAGTGCCGGAGGATGACGACCGCGCGGTGTTCCGGGGTGAGCGCGGCGAGCGCAGCCTGGACGGCGCGCTCGAGCTCGCGGCCTTCCATCCGACTTTCAGGACCCTTGTCGTCGTCGACGACGTCCTCGACGAGAGGCTCCGGGCGTTTCCTGCGCTGGAGGTGGTTGATCGCCTCGTGAATCGCGATCCGGTAGATCCAGCTGAAGAACCGGTACCTGGGGTCGAACGTCCCGATCTGCTCGAAGGCCTTGAGGAATGCGGTCTGGGCGAGATCGCGGGCGTCTTCGGGATCGCGGACCATGCGGAGCACGGCGGAATATACCGGGCGCTGATGTCGGCGTACCAAGATCTCGAACGCGTCGACATGGCCTTCGATGACCTCCCGGACGAGCGCGGCATCGTTCGCGCCGTCATCGGGAACTACAGGCCCGGGCCCCGAAGGTTGGCTCATGCCCCCTCGATTTCGAAGATCCGGTCGAAGCCGGAGAACCGGAACACCTCTCGAAGGTGCGGCGAAAGCCCGCGAAGCCGCAATCCCGCGCCCCGGCCCATCAGCCGCTTCTGGGTCTTGAGAAGCGCGCCGAGCCCGAGGCTCGAGACGTATTCGAGCCCGGCGAGGTCGAGCGTCGCCGGCCCCTGCACGGCATCGAGGGTTTCCTCGAGCCTCGCGGCGTGGGATGCGTCCAGGCGTCCCGAGAGCGCGATCACGCCTTCCTCGCTCTGCCGGATCTCGAACATGCCGTTTACCCCAGTCTTCTCACGATCGTCGTCGTCGCGCGGCGCCCGTCGTGGTCGTAGTCGATTCGGTCCATCATGCGGCGGATCAGGTGGATACCGAGCCCGCCCGGCGTTCGCTCCGAGAGGGGGGCGTCCACGCGCGGCTCCGGCAGGCTCCGCGGGTCGAAGGCGTCGGCGTCGT
This portion of the Candidatus Polarisedimenticolaceae bacterium genome encodes:
- the gltB gene encoding glutamate synthase large subunit, whose protein sequence is MRRFGPYPLVDPEATRASCGTGFVAETSGAPSRRAVALAIEALKRLFHRGAKAADRKSGDGAGLLTDLPRALFDADLRPGETLAVAMVFTTPLEADGVEQALRATCAEHGLRWLSLRRVPVEPEALGELARACRPIVFQGLCACPASSDPRPLESRLYLARRAVEKRLPRRTQSTICSFSSRTVVYKGLMTSHQIDRFYPDLAREDYVSRFAIFHERFATNTVPSWAMAQPFRMLAHNGEINTIKGNRLWMRAREARLSSPFWGEDLATLLPVLTERASDSRSLDEALELLVRSGRDPLLSAMMLIPDPYAYDRTMDPALRDFFVYHENLVEPWDGPAAVVFTDGDVVAAKLDRNGLRPLRSMRTRDGLLVVASEAGVVDVPEENLLAHHHLTSGEILAVDLRGARIRENAEIKAHVAASAPWSSLLERHVTRVERGAAAVEFAGEAAVDDRVPVAFGWTQDEVKGFLVPMAETGRESVGSMGDDTPPAFLSSKDRRLYDYFKQSFAQVTNPPIDPIRERFVTGLFRHLGSENNLLGDAPEFHGAVHLEGPVLSPREFEILGRIPDFPVARVACLVERHVPLSERLESLCEEAQRATRSGARILVLSDEEADADRLPVPMMLAACAVHEHLVARRERSGISIVAATGDLVEDHHVACLVAVGASAVYPWLAYAILRRRFAGTQDLPSRLENYRWALEKGLLKIMSKMGIATLSSYHGSMTLYALGLSPTLLAPYFPSIEGRAGGVGIAHLRAAMLERAHRAWGPEAPAIGDAGLFRFRRGGEAHGFAPARFKRIHALAEGRPAPAAENDPPVYLRDLLAVEGRPPVRLDAVESVEAILRRFGSGAISFGAISDESHRTLAKGFHLVGARSSSGEGGEPYDRYAPGNPDPSANCRVKQLASARFGVTADYLAAAREIQIKMAQGAKPGEGGQLPGHKVTLQIAAARGATPGVPLISPPPHHDIYSIEDLAQLVHDLKAVNPRALVSVKLVAQPGVGQIACGVAKAGADVVLVSGGDGGTGASPLGSLKHTGFPWELGLAEAHQALVAASLRTRVVLRVDGGLQTGRDVAIAALLGAEEYDFGTASLVALGCVMARQCHLNTCPAGIATQDEALRRKFEGKPEHVAAWLRSVAAETREALAGAGFRSVDEAVGRNDRLVLDPRHDALVAERGVDLSAILDAGAGRGLPLGRPRPSGAPSERARTLDDDVIDEVRREIVTHGQAVAHRAIRNTDRSVGARLSGELAFLYGRGGFRGNVQLRLRGAAGQSFGAFLVEGVELRLRGVANDYVGKGMSGGLISVRMPREVRETGIAQTVLGNVALYGATGGTLFVAGRAGERFAVRNSGATAVVEGIGHHGCEYMTRGTVVVLGTVGTNFGAGMTGGVAYVFDPGGSITSRVNPDFVRVDTPGPADEALLLRLLRQHVFHTGSPAGQALLDAWAEHRRAFAKVVPVALDIVDFRAIHDATVESRLGVLLNE
- a CDS encoding MFS transporter → MAARTKFPPVFWVANLIEVLERFAYYGIYFGFGIYLASLGYSRDQLGIIQSLFLFCSYMIPVVSGTFADRYGFKKVLIVSYMAYLPAILLLLATKTFSGIAAAMLCIGFAAGIFKPLIAGTVRVTTDSTNTTLGFGIFYAMVNIGGSFGPIVAGKLRAISWDHAFLSSAIAVGVMFVITLLFYKEPPRAATVEPLGKKLKDILVTLRDVKFASFLILLGLFFWLPFWGFFNLCALYVDGAVDTAALYASLDRGLSWIPVLGPWIVGIVSHEVDGVRRVLGESVSHTGYIIMLLQLPISFVFEKFRALPSFIFGLAVAAAGFAVIGLAATGAAALVFLGIALFAVGEMITSPRIQEYITWIAPKEKAGLYMGSNFLGTMIGATLSGIYAPMYGYFERIGHPGGAWYVLAGHMVLAVVAFLAFVRFAGEFQTQSE
- a CDS encoding PrsW family glutamic-type intramembrane protease, yielding MTAGALLASATAGFVPVLALLLALTALDAYKLVRLRHVLYTVGMGAVLAVVARMAGTPIADALPISAPLFSRYVAPVLEEGLKAALLAWIVRTNRVGFAVDAAIQGFATGAGFALVENVFYWLSHRDAGFSVWLVRGVGTAVMHAGAAAVFAVLTKTLFDRRPKGLGGAWLPGFAAAVGLHSLYNHFLLSPVVSAMVIAVAIPASVVAAFRWAERRVGEWLNLGFDADTEMLELILSGRVSESPVGRYLDSLKGHFEGPIVADLLNYLRVRLELGLRAKGLLMLREAGFPTEPDEEAREQLAEMDFLERSIGPAGKLALAPFIRSGAADAWQWTLLRGQGR
- a CDS encoding sigma-70 family RNA polymerase sigma factor, which translates into the protein MSQPSGPGPVVPDDGANDAALVREVIEGHVDAFEILVRRHQRPVYSAVLRMVRDPEDARDLAQTAFLKAFEQIGTFDPRYRFFSWIYRIAIHEAINHLQRRKRPEPLVEDVVDDDKGPESRMEGRELERAVQAALAALTPEHRAVVILRHFLDGSYQEIAVALEIPEKTVKSRLFEARRALRLRLETMGILK
- a CDS encoding STAS domain-containing protein, translating into MFEIRQSEEGVIALSGRLDASHAARLEETLDAVQGPATLDLAGLEYVSSLGLGALLKTQKRLMGRGAGLRLRGLSPHLREVFRFSGFDRIFEIEGA